A genomic window from Pseudonocardia broussonetiae includes:
- a CDS encoding metal ABC transporter permease — MTSDDLVIVVVAGLVGTACGLLGPFLVLRRIALLSDAVSHAVLPGIVAVWLVWQTRAPLPVVVGAAAFAVLCVLGIDALRASGLVASDAAIALVFPALFSLGVLGVTRFADGIHLDLDSTIYGEIAFVPFDSVDLGGGVGVARAAVVLGVVVLLNLALITLLWKELKATTFDPAFGATVRLRPQLLSRLLLVAVAVTAVSAFEAVGAILVVTMLIVPAATAYLLTDRLVVMVALAVGVGWVGAVGGHALAVAYDSSIAGAMGLVCAACFVAALLGSPKHGLLTRRLRRAAAS, encoded by the coding sequence ATGACCTCCGACGACCTCGTCATCGTCGTGGTGGCCGGCCTGGTCGGCACCGCGTGCGGGCTGCTCGGCCCGTTCCTCGTGCTGCGCCGGATCGCGCTGCTCTCCGACGCCGTCAGCCACGCCGTGCTGCCCGGGATCGTCGCGGTGTGGCTGGTCTGGCAGACGCGCGCGCCGCTGCCGGTCGTCGTCGGTGCGGCGGCGTTCGCGGTGCTGTGCGTGCTCGGGATCGACGCGCTGCGCGCCAGCGGCCTGGTGGCCTCCGACGCCGCGATCGCGCTGGTGTTCCCCGCCCTGTTCTCCCTCGGGGTCCTGGGTGTCACCCGCTTCGCCGACGGCATCCACCTCGACCTCGACTCCACGATCTACGGCGAGATCGCCTTCGTGCCGTTCGACTCCGTCGACCTCGGCGGCGGGGTCGGCGTCGCCCGCGCCGCGGTCGTCCTGGGCGTGGTCGTCCTGCTCAACCTGGCGCTGATCACGCTGCTGTGGAAGGAGCTGAAGGCCACGACGTTCGACCCGGCCTTCGGCGCCACCGTGCGGCTGCGCCCGCAGCTGCTCTCGCGGCTGCTGCTGGTGGCCGTCGCCGTCACGGCGGTGTCGGCGTTCGAGGCGGTCGGCGCGATCCTCGTCGTGACGATGCTGATCGTCCCGGCGGCCACGGCGTACCTGCTCACCGACCGGCTCGTCGTCATGGTGGCGCTGGCCGTCGGCGTCGGGTGGGTGGGGGCGGTCGGCGGGCACGCGCTCGCCGTGGCCTACGACAGCTCGATCGCCGGCGCGATGGGCCTGGTCTGCGCGGCTTGCTTCGTCGCGGCACTGCTGGGCTCGCCGAAGCACGGCCTGCTCACCCGCCGCCTCCGCCGCGCCGCCGCCTCCTGA